In one window of Nocardia brasiliensis DNA:
- a CDS encoding acyl-CoA dehydrogenase family protein — protein sequence MQTSESDTAGSGGRFSATADQRFAADVREWLADNLQGEFRELRGLGGPGREHEAFDERLAWDRHLAAAGWTCLGWPTEYGGRAASVRQQVIFHEEYAKANAPARVSHVGEELLGPTVLAFGTQAQRARFLPGIRTVSELWCQGYSEPGAGSDLAAITTSARRDGDEWSINGQKIWTSLAHVADWCFVIARTEPGSTRHHGLSYLLVPMRQPGIDVRPIIQLTGTSEFNEVFFDDARTAADLVVGEPGEGWRIAMGTLTFERGISTLGQQIRFARELADVEALARRTGAADDPLIAERIDRAWVGLRVLRAHAIRTMQGEGVTDGGQASVAKLLWANWHRGLGELAMAVLGPAGLVADADDLNEWQRLYLFTRADTIYGGSNEVQRNIIAERVLGLPREARG from the coding sequence ATCCAGACCTCAGAATCCGACACCGCCGGTTCGGGCGGGCGGTTTTCCGCGACCGCAGACCAGCGATTCGCCGCCGACGTGCGTGAATGGCTCGCGGACAACCTGCAGGGTGAATTCCGTGAGCTGCGGGGTCTCGGCGGGCCGGGCCGCGAGCACGAGGCGTTCGACGAGCGCCTCGCCTGGGACCGGCATCTGGCCGCCGCGGGCTGGACCTGCCTGGGCTGGCCGACGGAATACGGCGGCCGGGCCGCCAGCGTGCGCCAGCAGGTGATCTTCCACGAGGAATACGCGAAAGCGAATGCGCCGGCGCGGGTTTCGCACGTCGGCGAGGAGCTGCTCGGCCCGACCGTGCTCGCCTTCGGCACCCAGGCGCAGCGTGCGCGCTTCCTGCCCGGCATCCGCACGGTGTCCGAGCTGTGGTGTCAGGGGTACTCGGAACCGGGAGCGGGCTCGGACCTGGCCGCGATCACCACCTCGGCCCGCCGCGACGGCGACGAGTGGTCGATCAACGGACAGAAGATCTGGACGTCACTGGCCCACGTCGCCGACTGGTGCTTCGTGATCGCCAGGACCGAACCCGGCTCCACCCGTCATCACGGCCTGTCCTACCTGCTTGTTCCGATGCGGCAGCCGGGCATCGATGTGCGTCCGATCATCCAGTTGACCGGTACCTCGGAGTTCAACGAGGTCTTCTTCGACGACGCCCGTACCGCGGCGGATCTGGTCGTCGGCGAACCGGGCGAGGGCTGGCGGATCGCCATGGGCACGCTGACCTTCGAGCGCGGTATCTCCACCCTGGGCCAGCAGATCCGCTTCGCCAGGGAGCTCGCCGACGTCGAGGCGTTGGCCCGGCGCACCGGCGCCGCCGACGATCCGTTGATCGCCGAACGGATCGACCGGGCCTGGGTCGGTCTGCGGGTGCTGCGCGCGCACGCCATTCGCACCATGCAGGGCGAGGGTGTCACCGACGGCGGACAGGCCTCGGTCGCGAAACTGTTGTGGGCCAACTGGCATCGCGGACTCGGCGAACTGGCGATGGCCGTGCTCGGCCCCGCGGGTCTGGTCGCCGACGCGGACGATCTGAACGAATGGCAGCGGCTGTATCTGTTCACCCGCGCCGACACCATCTACGGAGGTTCGAACGAAGTGCAGCGCAACATCATCGCCGAGCGGGTGCTCGGCCTACCGCGTGAGGCACGAGGATGA
- a CDS encoding enoyl-CoA hydratase, translating to MSEPAVPDEGEVVTYEVRGRVAIVTLNRPDYRNAQNSVMTYAIDAAFERAVEDPEVGVIVLAGNGKHFSAGHDIGTPGRDHHVHYPNKAALWWDHVDKVGGDQRFARELEVYLGMCRRWREIPKPTIAMVQGACIAGGLMLAWVCDLIVAADDAFFSDPVVRMGIPGVEYFAHPWVMGPRAAKEFLFTGDRFGAAQAKEWGMVNRVVPRAELAAETFALAEKIAAMPRFGLALTKKAVNQAEDLMGMRAGMDSVFGLHHFAHAHNAEVGADSLGGMNAKSMKATATGENGAT from the coding sequence ATGTCGGAACCGGCCGTCCCAGACGAGGGGGAAGTCGTCACCTACGAGGTGCGTGGTCGCGTAGCGATCGTGACGCTGAACCGGCCCGACTACCGCAACGCACAGAACTCGGTGATGACCTACGCCATCGACGCCGCCTTCGAGCGTGCCGTCGAGGACCCGGAGGTCGGAGTGATCGTGTTGGCGGGCAACGGAAAACACTTCAGCGCCGGACACGACATCGGCACACCGGGCCGCGACCACCACGTGCACTACCCGAACAAGGCCGCGCTGTGGTGGGACCACGTCGACAAGGTCGGCGGCGACCAGCGTTTCGCGCGCGAGCTCGAGGTCTATCTCGGGATGTGCAGGCGCTGGCGCGAAATCCCCAAGCCGACCATCGCGATGGTGCAGGGCGCGTGCATCGCCGGCGGGCTGATGCTGGCCTGGGTCTGCGATCTGATCGTCGCCGCCGACGACGCGTTCTTCTCCGATCCCGTGGTGCGGATGGGCATTCCTGGCGTCGAGTACTTCGCCCACCCCTGGGTGATGGGACCGCGCGCGGCGAAGGAGTTCCTGTTCACCGGCGACCGCTTCGGCGCGGCGCAGGCCAAGGAATGGGGCATGGTGAACCGGGTCGTGCCGCGTGCCGAGCTGGCGGCCGAGACGTTCGCGTTGGCCGAAAAGATCGCCGCCATGCCGCGATTCGGCCTCGCACTCACCAAGAAGGCGGTCAATCAGGCCGAGGACCTGATGGGGATGCGGGCGGGCATGGACTCGGTGTTCGGCCTGCACCACTTCGCGCACGCGCACAACGCCGAGGTCGGCGCCGATTCGCTCGGCGGCATGAACGCCAAGTCGATGAAGGCCACCGCGACCGGCGAGAACGGGGCGACATAG
- a CDS encoding SDR family oxidoreductase: MSELSVPPSPIPGHGLLAGRAAVVTAAAGTGIGSATARRLLAEGADVVVSDWHERRLAETAAELAGEFPDRKVASIACDVQSTEQVNALVRGAVEAIGRIDIMVNNAGLGGETPVVDMTDEQWDRVLDITLNGTFRCTRAALGYFRAAGHGGVIVNNASVLGWRAQRGQAHYAAAKAGVMALTRCSAVEAAELGVRINAVAPSIARHAFLDKVSSTELLDQLSEREAFGRAAEPWEVAATIAMLASDYTTYLTGEVVSVSSQRA; this comes from the coding sequence ATGAGCGAGTTGTCCGTGCCGCCGTCGCCGATCCCCGGGCACGGCCTGCTCGCCGGACGCGCCGCCGTCGTCACCGCGGCGGCGGGCACCGGTATCGGGTCGGCCACCGCGCGCAGACTGCTCGCCGAGGGCGCCGACGTGGTCGTCTCGGATTGGCACGAGCGACGGCTGGCCGAGACGGCGGCCGAGCTCGCGGGCGAGTTCCCGGATCGCAAGGTCGCCTCGATCGCCTGTGACGTGCAGAGCACCGAACAGGTGAACGCATTGGTGCGCGGGGCGGTCGAGGCCATCGGCCGGATCGACATCATGGTCAACAACGCCGGTCTCGGCGGCGAGACGCCGGTCGTCGACATGACCGACGAGCAGTGGGATCGGGTCCTCGACATCACCCTCAACGGCACGTTCCGCTGCACGCGCGCCGCGCTCGGCTACTTCCGTGCCGCCGGGCACGGGGGCGTGATCGTCAACAACGCGAGCGTGCTCGGTTGGCGGGCGCAGCGCGGCCAGGCGCACTATGCCGCGGCGAAGGCGGGCGTGATGGCATTGACCCGGTGCAGCGCCGTCGAGGCCGCCGAGCTCGGGGTCCGGATCAACGCGGTGGCGCCGAGCATCGCCAGGCACGCCTTCCTGGACAAGGTCAGCTCGACCGAACTGCTGGACCAGCTGTCCGAGCGCGAGGCGTTCGGCCGGGCCGCCGAGCCGTGGGAGGTCGCCGCCACCATCGCCATGCTCGCCAGCGACTACACCACCTACCTGACCGGCGAGGTGGTGTCGGTCAGCAGCCAACGGGCTTGA
- a CDS encoding acyl-CoA dehydrogenase family protein, protein MDLDIDTATQEFQTEVRDFLAAHKPAQPLPSMDTKTGFEAHRAWERTLAEARLSVVAWPREYGGRDASLLEWVLFEQEYYAAGAPGRVSQNGIFLLAPTLFEHGTTEQLDRIMPRMARGDDIWAQAWSEPEAGSDLAGIRSTARRTSGGWLLSGQKTWSSRASYADWAFGLFRSDPEAERHKGLTYVMFPLTADGVSVRPIPQLDGEPGFAEIFLDEVFVPDRDVIGAPGEGWRVAMSTSSNERGLSLRSPGRFSATAQRLIDLWLDHGDQANTAQRDAVVDAWIGSEAYRLHTFGTVTRLNEGGKLGAESSITKVFWSELDIAMHETGLDVLGAAAERHGPWTDGYLFSLSGPIYAGTNEIQRNIIAERLLGLPRGSSR, encoded by the coding sequence GTGGACCTCGACATCGACACGGCGACACAGGAATTCCAGACCGAGGTCCGCGACTTCCTGGCCGCACACAAACCCGCGCAGCCGCTGCCCTCGATGGACACCAAGACGGGCTTCGAGGCGCACCGGGCGTGGGAACGCACCCTCGCCGAGGCCAGGCTCTCCGTGGTCGCGTGGCCGAGGGAGTACGGCGGCCGCGACGCGTCGCTGCTGGAGTGGGTGCTGTTCGAGCAGGAGTACTACGCGGCGGGCGCACCGGGCCGGGTCAGCCAGAACGGCATCTTCCTGCTGGCGCCAACGCTTTTCGAGCACGGCACCACCGAACAGCTGGACCGGATCATGCCGCGGATGGCGCGCGGTGACGACATCTGGGCGCAGGCCTGGTCCGAGCCGGAGGCGGGCAGCGACCTCGCGGGCATCCGCTCGACCGCGCGCCGCACCAGCGGCGGCTGGCTGCTCAGCGGCCAGAAGACCTGGAGTTCCCGTGCGTCCTACGCGGATTGGGCCTTCGGCCTGTTCCGCAGCGACCCGGAGGCCGAGCGGCACAAGGGACTCACCTACGTCATGTTCCCGCTGACCGCCGACGGGGTTTCGGTCCGTCCGATCCCCCAGCTGGACGGCGAACCCGGCTTCGCCGAGATCTTCCTCGACGAGGTGTTCGTGCCCGACCGGGACGTGATCGGCGCGCCCGGTGAAGGCTGGCGGGTCGCGATGAGCACCTCCAGCAACGAGCGCGGGCTGTCGCTGCGCAGCCCGGGACGCTTCAGCGCCACCGCGCAACGGCTGATCGACCTCTGGCTCGACCACGGCGACCAGGCCAACACCGCGCAGCGCGATGCCGTGGTGGACGCCTGGATCGGCAGCGAGGCATACCGCCTGCACACCTTCGGCACGGTGACCCGGCTCAACGAGGGCGGCAAGCTGGGCGCGGAATCCTCGATCACCAAGGTGTTCTGGTCCGAGCTCGATATCGCCATGCACGAGACCGGACTCGACGTGCTCGGCGCCGCCGCCGAACGTCATGGACCGTGGACCGACGGCTATCTGTTCTCGCTCTCGGGCCCGATCTACGCGGGCACCAACGAGATTCAGCGCAACATCATCGCCGAGCGGCTGCTCGGACTACCGAGAGGAAGCAGCCGATGA
- a CDS encoding acyl-CoA dehydrogenase family protein: MRFALSPEQLDFGSSVRKLLDTGRTPAAVRSWAAGDPRPGQALIRQLAGAGVLGLAIEDAHGGVGAEPIDLVVAFIELGRAAAPGPLIETAAAIPALLQALPDRAPAERWLPGCAEGSALGTIAFAGQRQSSVALDADTADLVLIADDARLSTAHRTGAIRSIDPARRLFTVAADEPVAEGDAVRAAVATAFDTGALACAAQLLGAGRSLLDATTGYAKQRKQFGKPIGEFQAVKQKLADVLIGLDLAEPLLYRAALTMAAPTRGRDVSAAVIACGDAAYQAARAALQVHGAIGYTAEYDLSLWLTRVTALRSAWGTTDLHRGRIAGALRAERTAQRGTA; encoded by the coding sequence ATGAGATTCGCGCTCAGTCCCGAGCAACTCGACTTCGGCAGCAGCGTACGCAAGCTGCTCGACACCGGACGCACACCTGCGGCGGTCCGCAGCTGGGCGGCCGGTGACCCGCGCCCGGGGCAGGCGCTCATCCGGCAGCTGGCCGGGGCCGGCGTGCTCGGCCTGGCCATCGAGGACGCGCACGGCGGCGTCGGGGCCGAGCCGATCGATCTGGTCGTGGCGTTCATCGAACTCGGCCGCGCCGCCGCGCCGGGCCCGCTGATCGAAACGGCGGCGGCCATACCCGCGCTTCTGCAGGCACTTCCGGACCGGGCACCGGCTGAGCGCTGGCTACCCGGCTGCGCCGAAGGCAGCGCGCTGGGCACGATCGCGTTCGCCGGGCAGCGGCAGAGCAGCGTCGCGCTGGACGCCGACACCGCCGATTTGGTCCTGATCGCCGACGACGCACGGCTGTCCACCGCGCACCGCACCGGCGCCATCCGCTCGATCGATCCGGCTCGCAGGCTGTTCACCGTCGCCGCCGACGAACCGGTCGCCGAGGGCGATGCCGTGCGCGCGGCCGTAGCCACCGCGTTCGACACCGGCGCGCTGGCCTGCGCGGCCCAGTTGCTCGGCGCAGGCCGGTCCCTGCTCGACGCCACCACCGGATATGCCAAGCAGCGCAAGCAATTCGGCAAACCGATCGGCGAATTCCAAGCCGTCAAACAGAAACTCGCCGACGTGCTGATCGGGCTCGACCTGGCCGAGCCGCTGCTCTACCGCGCCGCGCTCACCATGGCGGCGCCCACCCGGGGCCGCGACGTCTCCGCGGCCGTGATCGCCTGCGGTGACGCGGCCTATCAGGCGGCCAGGGCGGCCCTGCAGGTGCACGGCGCGATCGGCTACACCGCCGAATACGACCTTTCACTGTGGCTCACCAGGGTCACCGCGCTGCGCTCCGCATGGGGCACAACGGATCTGCACCGCGGCCGGATCGCAGGCGCGCTGCGCGC
- a CDS encoding FadD3 family acyl-CoA ligase translates to MTTPAQTTPQALRQAARTFGAAPALADGAVRLDWTQLHAAVQDVARALIARGVRSGDRVAMWAPNTYHWVVAALGAHYAGAALVPLNTRYVAEEAADVLARVHARALFIAGTFLGRDRLAELRSTAPDLDIETVVVIPVEPGTTTDDPTALDWSDLVGIAERVTRATAEERASAVRPDDISDILFTSGTTGRSKGTLVAHRQALAVVRAWAECTTLRSDDRYLVVNPFFHNFGYKAGILACLVTGAAIVPQVVFDVPITLRLVSEERITVLPGPPTIYQTILDHPERGDFDLSSLRIAVTGAATVPVVLIERMRDELDFDIVLTAYGLSEAAGFGTMCRTDDDAATIAGTCGRPIAGFELRLADNGEVLLRGPNVMLGYLDDPENTAATIDSDGWLHTGDIGTVDERGYLKITDRLKDMYISGGFNVYPAEVEQALARLAGVAESAVVGVPDTRMGEVGKAYVVRKAGATLTADQVLTHARTVLANFKVPRFVEFRDQLPYSAAGKVLKRQLREEIS, encoded by the coding sequence GTGACAACCCCTGCACAGACGACACCGCAGGCGCTGCGGCAGGCCGCGCGCACATTCGGCGCCGCACCCGCGCTCGCCGACGGCGCGGTCCGGCTGGACTGGACACAACTGCACGCCGCGGTCCAGGACGTGGCACGGGCGCTCATCGCGCGCGGTGTGCGATCCGGCGACCGGGTCGCGATGTGGGCGCCGAACACCTATCACTGGGTGGTCGCCGCGCTCGGCGCGCACTACGCGGGCGCGGCGCTGGTGCCGTTGAACACCCGCTACGTCGCCGAGGAGGCCGCCGACGTGCTGGCCCGGGTGCACGCGCGGGCGCTGTTCATCGCCGGAACCTTCCTCGGCCGCGACCGCCTCGCCGAACTACGTTCCACCGCACCGGATCTCGACATCGAGACGGTGGTGGTCATCCCGGTCGAGCCGGGTACGACGACGGACGATCCCACCGCGCTCGACTGGTCGGATCTGGTCGGGATCGCGGAGCGGGTCACCCGCGCAACGGCCGAGGAACGCGCCTCGGCGGTCCGGCCCGACGACATCTCCGACATCCTGTTCACCTCCGGCACCACCGGACGCAGCAAGGGCACGCTCGTGGCGCACCGGCAGGCCCTCGCGGTGGTCCGGGCCTGGGCCGAATGCACGACCCTGCGCAGTGACGACCGGTATCTCGTGGTGAATCCGTTCTTCCACAACTTCGGCTACAAGGCGGGCATCCTGGCTTGCCTGGTCACCGGGGCCGCGATCGTGCCGCAGGTGGTCTTCGATGTGCCGATCACCTTGCGGTTGGTCAGCGAGGAGCGGATCACCGTGCTCCCCGGCCCGCCGACGATCTATCAGACCATCCTCGACCATCCCGAGCGCGGCGACTTCGACCTGTCCTCACTGCGGATCGCGGTCACCGGCGCGGCGACCGTGCCGGTGGTGCTCATCGAGCGCATGCGCGACGAACTCGACTTCGACATCGTGCTCACCGCCTACGGACTGTCCGAGGCCGCCGGCTTCGGCACCATGTGCCGCACCGACGACGACGCGGCCACCATCGCGGGCACCTGCGGCAGGCCGATCGCCGGTTTCGAGCTGCGGCTCGCCGACAACGGCGAGGTGCTGCTGCGCGGGCCGAACGTGATGCTCGGCTACCTCGACGATCCCGAAAACACCGCGGCCACCATCGATTCCGACGGCTGGCTGCACACCGGTGACATCGGTACCGTCGACGAGCGCGGCTATCTGAAGATCACCGACCGGCTCAAGGACATGTACATCAGCGGCGGATTCAATGTGTATCCGGCGGAGGTCGAGCAGGCGCTCGCGCGCTTGGCGGGCGTGGCCGAGTCCGCGGTCGTCGGGGTGCCGGACACCCGAATGGGCGAGGTGGGCAAGGCGTACGTGGTCCGCAAGGCGGGCGCGACACTCACCGCCGATCAGGTGCTCACCCATGCCCGCACCGTGCTGGCCAATTTCAAGGTGCCGCGGTTCGTCGAATTCCGCGACCAGCTGCCCTACAGCGCCGCCGGGAAAGTGCTCAAGCGTCAACTACGTGAGGAGATTTCGTGA